DNA sequence from the Verrucomicrobiales bacterium genome:
GAAGCCCATCCGCGCTCTGGAGATGGGCTCGGAAGGGATGATCGTCGCGCAGCAACAGCCAGTGGCGGGGCGGGACCATCGAGATTCGATTGGCATGACTGTGATTCCACTCCACGACGTTCGTATAGCTGGCGGTTCCGGCGGCCGCGTTTAAGGCCAGGAGAGTTCCGGCCTGCAGCCCTTCGCGTCCCGCTCGGCTAACCGCCGCCAGAAAGAGGACCGGGTCCTCGTCGACTAACTCGGATAGCTGCTGCCATTCGAAGTGGCCCAAGGTTTCGGGCGGATACAGCACAGAAAGCTGCTGCACGGCCCACGCCGCACGGCCGCGCGCATTGCGGTAGTCCGCTCCCTGGAGGCCGATTGGCTGTGGTGTGGGCGAGAGACAGAGGCAGGCGCCCGGCAGTAGGGAAAACTGGATCTGATCGGGGCCGAGGGCCTCGACCGATGGTCGTGCGTGTCCCAGTAACTCAAACTGAGGCTCGCCCAGTTCGGCGTGGAGATCCCGACTGATGGCGAAGTGGCGCTGATGATAGACGTCCGTGTTGATCAGCACCAGCAGGCGGTCCTGGCCGGTGGCGGATACGCGGCTCAGCGCATACACGGCCGAGTCGTCCGGGCTCAGACGTCGTACGACCGCGCCATCGAAGAAGCAGGGGTGATCACAGAGCAGCCGATTGAGCCGGGTCAAGGTGGGAACAATGTTCTCACCCGCTTCCCAGTTCAGCCCTCCGCAGTCGTGCACCAGAATCTTTTCCGCCGCCAACCACTCCACCCCGGCCGTGATGCCGAATCCGCCGCGGCTGCTGGTCAGGGCGCTGAGCTGGTTTCGAAGGAGCGACCAAGTGCCGCTGTTGCCGGCCAGCCGGTTGTTGTCGTGAGTCTCGCTGTAGTGCACATAGGTGCCGACGCGCTCACTTTGCCGATGAGAGTAGTCCAAATAACCCGAGACCTCGCGTCCGGAGAAGTTCTGGAACAGTTCGGAATAGGCCCATTGCATGCCGCCCTCGGTGAGCAGTTGCTCGGTCACGTCCCAAGGTCCGCCTAAGCCTTCCAGAAGGAAGACGGTGTTGGGAAACTCTTGGCGCACCGTCGAAATGATGTATTGCCAGGCCGCCAGAGGCACCTTGTATCCGGCGTCGCAGCGGAATCCATCGACGCCGCGACGGCACCAGGTCAGGAACATTTCCGCGAGATGCATCCACAGCTCGGGGTAGCGATGCTCGAGTTCCGCGAGATCCTCCCAGGTGACCCCCCAGGCTCCGGGCGAGACGAATTTGCCATCCGGCCCGCGGAGGTACCATTCCGGGTGATCCTCCTGCAATTTCGCTCCCCATCCGGTGTGATTGATGACCACGTCGATGAACACCCGGCCGCCGCGTTCATGGGCGGCATAAGCTAGTTCCTTGAACTGATCGATGCCCGTGGTGCGGCGATCGAACTCCACCAACGCCGGATCGATGGCAGTGAAGTCCAGACACGCGTACGGGCTGCCGAAGCGTCCGTAGCGGGCGAAGGTCGTGGGGGTGGGGTGAATCGGAAGCAGATGCAGCACGCGGAACCCCAGGGTTTCCATGATGTGGGGCATCTCCCGGGTTAAGTCGCGGAGCTTTCCCGATGGTGGAATGACGGTATAACCCAGTGCATCCAGTTGCTTGAGTTGGTCCCTCAGGCCCTCGTTGGCGGTGGCCGACGCGAAGCGGGTGGGGCCGAACTGCCGGGGCCAGGCGCAGTAAATGGTGTTACCGGTTCGAGCGAGATCGGGATGCACTGACAGACCGAAGTCCGGCCCGTCGGGCCATTGCTGATGTCCGTCGGCATCGGTGGCGTAAGCCTTGGCTCGGAAGAAGCCCACCTCAGCCAAAGTCACCTCGATTTCCCAGCCATCCGGAGTCGGATGCATGGGGATGTCGTGCCAGGAGTCGCCCGCCGGAGGAACCTGATGAAAGTGGGCACGGATCACTTCCTCCCGTATACGGGCTCCACGACCCAGGTTGGTCCGCAGACTCGCCCTCCAGTTTGGCGGGGGGGCTTCGTTTCGAGCCAGCTGGAGAGTGAACCGAATACGATCCCCCACAAAACGCACGAGGCGCTCACCGGGAGCCGGTGTCATGATCAAGGCAGCCATACGCTATAGTTCGGGAGCGGCAGAAGAGCTACTCCATCATCTTTACATCGGCGCATCCTTCGTGCCGCTGCACTGTCGTCCCGTTTTGGGACAGGATCGGTCTCGGGCGGGCAGGGGGGCTATTCGGCCGCACTGGCCTAGCCCTGCGTTCGGACCGAAACTTCGGTTACACGAGCCGGTACCAGTTGTCCCTCTGGCGCGGCTCGTAGCCCAACTCTTGAATGAGTCGCTTCATGTCGGCCACCTCCATATGAAAGACAGTGCCTGCCTGCGAGACAACATTTTCTTCGATCATGATGCTCCCGAGATCGTTGGCGCCGTATTTGAGCGCGACTTGGCCGATTTCAAGTCCTTGCGTCACCCAAGAACTCTGGATGTTCGGGATGTTGTCCAAGTAAATGCGGCTCAGGGCCTGCATTCTCAGGTATTCATGCGCCCCAACCGTCGGGGCCTTGAGCTTCGTGTTCTCGGCTTGGAAGGTCCAAGCTATGAAAGCGGTGAATCCTTTCGATCGATCTTGTTGCGCGCGCACCCGTTCCAGGTGTTCGATGCGGTCGTCGAGGGTTTCCACATGACCGAACATCATCGTGGCGCTGGAATTGAGGCCCAGGCGATGGGCAGTGTCCATCACCCCGAGCCACTCGTCGGTCATGGCTTTGAGGGGGGAGATGCGTTTGCGAACGCGATCTACCAGAATTTCGCCGCCGCCGCCAGGCACCGATCCGAGCCCTGCTGCCTTGAACTGGCGCAGAATCTCCTCGACCGGCATTTGGAACACTTCTTGGAAATGGATGAACTCGCTCGGGCTGAAGCCGTGGATGTTGACCTGGGGGAACCGGGCCTTCATGTGGCTGAGGAGATCTAAATACCACTGGAGGGAGAGCTTGGGATGGTGTCCCCCTTGCATCAGAATCTGGGTGCCGCCTAGGGCGACGGTCTCCTCTATCTTTTGGTCCATCTCGGCCAGGCTGATCACATACGCGTCGCTGTCCTTCTCGGTTCGATAGAAGGCGCAGAACTTGCAATACACATTGCAGACGTTGGTGTAGTTGACGTTACGATCGATAATGTAAGTCACCAGGTCGTTCCCTCGACCGTCATAAGCCGCGGCGTTCGCGAGCTGACGGCGTCGATCGGCGAGAGAGCCGAGCTGTTCCAGAGGCAGAGTATAGAGTCGCCTCGCGTCCGCCGCATCGATGCGGCGACCGTCCCAAACCTGCTGGATTAGATCGTCCAGAGAAGCGTCGTAGATCACGCCTTCAATGTAGGAGGAATTCGGCCGGGGACAAGCGGGGAAAATGGGTGGGGTTGGCCACCCCAGACTGGGATGGGACGCACCCTTGGTGTTCCAGAGCGGATTTACAGACCCCCGGTGAGGTCCTAAGGATTAGCCGAGTGATCGAAGATCCCCGGGGCAGATCCCCAAAAAATAGAGCATCGCTCAGCGATGCCACAACATGAGAAGCGAAGGGTGGCACCCCAATCGGGGGTGCTGGGTTTGGGCCCCCCCCGAAGCGGTGGTCGACGCGAGCGGTCGACCACCGGCTAATCTCTGGGAACCCTACGGGTTCGGGGACCGTCCCGTGCGCCTCCGCCTCTCCTCGTAATCGTAATCGTCCCGGGTGCGAATTAAGCTGGGTGGGATGGTCTCTAGTATGGAGTTCCTGCTTCAGCAGGTCCCCACGCGCGATCTCACTTCGTTGCCACCTCCGCCTGAAGGCGGAACTCCGTACGGGGGACGTGGCCTTGGGGTATGGAGTTCCTGCTTCAGCAGGTCTCCACGCACGATCTCACTTCGGTGCCCCCTCCGCCTGAAGGCGGACGAATGAACTATAAACCTCATCGGATCGCTGCGCGATCAACTCCGTACAAAAGACCAAGCCTGGCCAGGAAATAATCATATTCGGCCGGCTGGGGCACCCATCGGTGCATTTTGTCTCTAGACACAATGCACCAATCAATCATTTTCCGACTGTCTCCCAACCACTGCATATTAACTTGCTTGAGTTTGGCTTGAAAGGCATCGCTGGTTTGGCTACGTTTCTCTGGGCCTGCAGTGAACTACCAAAGTGTGAAGTTTTTCCGTAAATCGGGGGGGATAGAGATGCCGCATCGGTGGTATCACCGTGTGAGGGAATCAAGGGTACAGACGAC
Encoded proteins:
- the mqnC gene encoding dehypoxanthine futalosine cyclase, whose amino-acid sequence is MIYDASLDDLIQQVWDGRRIDAADARRLYTLPLEQLGSLADRRRQLANAAAYDGRGNDLVTYIIDRNVNYTNVCNVYCKFCAFYRTEKDSDAYVISLAEMDQKIEETVALGGTQILMQGGHHPKLSLQWYLDLLSHMKARFPQVNIHGFSPSEFIHFQEVFQMPVEEILRQFKAAGLGSVPGGGGEILVDRVRKRISPLKAMTDEWLGVMDTAHRLGLNSSATMMFGHVETLDDRIEHLERVRAQQDRSKGFTAFIAWTFQAENTKLKAPTVGAHEYLRMQALSRIYLDNIPNIQSSWVTQGLEIGQVALKYGANDLGSIMIEENVVSQAGTVFHMEVADMKRLIQELGYEPRQRDNWYRLV